The genomic region TTAAATTTGCGAGGAGCAATTACTCCTCAGGAAATGGAATAAACTGCGAATCAatctgtggttgagttggttaggtggacagtgatatccccaacccaccagggttcaaatcctggtgctcgcattattcttgaatttatttcaggatttccggcaatgcgctttcagtgggaggagacgttctcgtcgacgaCGAAGTGCCTATGGTGAcctcgtaaatctcaagatgatatggcggctcagtctttcgaaggtgctcataggggtagggtgtgcgtgtgtgcgttcataggggtgagtgtatgcgcgtgtatatgagcgcttgtgtctgtactgatgctcaaaaaaaaaagaaatggaATAAACTCCCTCCTGAATTTTCCGAATACGTGCGCGTTTACATACGCAATCACTCCTCTGACGTGGCACCATAAACCGGCCAGCTCAGCGCCAATCCTCACGCTCCCTGTCGTAATCCCACCCGCGTTTCAATTTTCAACCCGGCCGGGAGCTCGGCATCAACAACGGCTACTTGTCCCCCGATCCCCTCCAGGCCTCCACCTCTATTTGAATCccaaatcctcctcctcctccttcgccgccgcccctcattctcTAGAATCTCCGATCGCGCGATTCGCCATGTCGACCTCGTCTCCCACCTcgtcgccgcctccctccgccgacGGAGGCGGCGGGGCCCGCTGCATCTCGCCGACGCCCTCCCGTCGGAAGGTCTCCCCCGGCCGCAGCGGCGGGAGCTCCCGCAAGGTCCGCCCGACACCCCACTCCCCTCCCCCATCAAGCTCTGCTGCGGTCTCACTCTGTATGTCTCGTGCGGTTCGATTGGGGATTCTGCGGTTCCCCTTGTTGGAACTGTGGGCGGCCGCTCTGGTTTGCGACGCCGGTTTCGCACGGGAAAATTTTCGGGAGCCGTTGGGCGGGCGGTGGTTTGGTGCGGTGTAGATTATCCTTTGTTCGATTCGGCATAGTTTCTCTTCATTCAGGGCTTCGCAGCCTTTCTCCGCCGATATTGCTTCGCAATCGTGACAACTGAATCCCTTACCAAAACCCTAGTCCTCGTCGGGCCTGCCGCGGCGATTGCGTCCCATTACTCGGCATGTCCGATGTATCTGAACTCTGCGACATGAGGACTCTTATGGATAACTGCAACTTTGAGTCCGTGGGTGTTAATTCGTACAAAAGTCTGCAGTATCTTTACTTACCAGTATCCTGCGAATGTGATTTGGTAATATTTGCGGAATTGCTTGTACTAGTATGTTAACTGATGCCATACCGATGTGGTATTTCATAATGTGTGCTTGTACTGTTATGGATAACTGCAACTTTGAGTGTGTGGGTGTTAATTCGTAGAGTGCAAAAGTCTGCAGTATGTTTACTTACCGATATCCTGCCACTGTGATTTGGTACATTTGAGGAATTGCTTGTAGTGTGTGATATTTCATAACGTAGTTCTTGGAGACAGTAATTTATTGTTGGTTCCAGGTATGGGGTTAGAGAGCGAATGCATTGCGCATGACTCTTTGTTAATTTCAGTTCAAGTTTATGTCAAACATATGCCGGTATGTGCTCTGTTGGTTATTCCTTGCAAATAATGTAGTTACCTGGTCACCTTCCATTTCCTAAGTTCCCAAGTGATTAGCTAGTTTGGATATGAAGACTCATGTCGGAGTTGCATTGAGTTGACATTTGAAATGGTAGAGTTGGTACTCTTGTAAGTTTTGTTCATTGCTGGGGTAAACCAGTAGGATAGATCCCATCAAATGACGAAAGGTGCCACCAAGATTTATTAATGCTAGCAGCTTGAAAGGTGTAAGAATGTCTCCTGTTGTTTTGTTATTAGTAATAAGGCAACATGTGTTATATTACTGTTAACTGACCTGATATTCTAACTTATAGTTCAACTTTAAATGAATGTAGACATCTTTGTgagcatttttattttatttctaggctaTCATAACTCAGAAGTCTGTAAAACAAAAAATATTCTTTGAAACTGATTTAATCATCATAATAGACTCGTGATTATAAGAAGGAAACGAAAGGTGTGGATAGGCAACTTGAAAACATGTGTCAACTGAACAATATTCCCATACTGCTTTGGTCCTGACCACTCAAGAATGCTTGTAGTAATTACTTTAATTAAGGAAAATATTCATATGGGACAAAGCTGACCTGGGGTTAGCTGAGTAGAACTTTAAGGGCACCCGTGAGGATGATTAAGTTCTTAATATCGATAGTCATTAGTATTCTCATAGAATAACTTTACAGGCAACCAACGTTGATGTGTTCTGCACATGTGACTGTTAGAGTATTAGGTTTAGTCCAGTAAAAAGAAGAAGTCTGTCTCTATTATGTATTTTCAGATAGCTTGCAGGTTCAATTTGCTCAGCTTGAACAAAACCCAATTAGGCTTGTAGTGAACTGAACAATATTCTCATACTGCTTTGGTCCTGACCACTCAAGAATGCTTGTAGTCATTACTTTAATTAAGGAAAATAGTCATATGGGACAAAGCTGACCTGGGCTTAGCTGAGTAGAACTTTAAGGGAACCCGTGAGGATGATTAAGTTCTTAATATCGATAGCCACTAGTATTCCCATAGGAAAACTTTACAGGCAATCAACATTGATGTGTCCTGCACATGTGACTGTTAGAGTATTAGGTTTAGTCCAGTAAAATGAAGAAGTCTGTCTCTATTATGTATTTTCAGATAGCTTGCAGGTTCAATTTGCTCAGCTTGAACAAAACCCAATTAGGCTTGTAGTGAACTGAACAATATTCTCATACTGCTTTGGTCCTGACTACTCAAGAATGCTTGTAGTCATTACTTTAATTAAGGAAAATAGTCATACGGGACAAAGCTGACCTGGGCTTAGCTGAGTAGAACTTTAAGGGGACCCATGAGGATGATTAAGTTCTTCATATCGATAGCCATTAGTATTCTCATAGGAAAACTTTACAGGCAACCAACATTGATGTGTTCTGCACATGTGACTGTTAGAGTATTAGGTTTAGTCCAGTAAAATGAAGAAGTCTATCTCCATTATGTATTTTCAGATAGCTTGCAGGTTCAATTTGCTCAGCTTGAACAAAACCCAATTGGGCTTATAGTCAACTGAGCAATATTCTCATACTGATTTGGTCCTGACCACTCAAGAATGCTTTGCTAGTCATTACTTTAATTAAGGAAAATCTTCTTGCGAGACAAAGCTGACCTGGGCTTAACTGGGTAGAAATTTAAGAGCAGTCGTAATGATGATTAAGTTTTTAATATCGATAGTCATTAGTATTCTCATAGGTCAACTTTACAGGCAACCAACATTACATGTGTGCTGCACATGTGACTGTTAAGAGTCTTAGGTTTAGTCCTGTAAAATGAAGAAGTCTGTCTCTAACTCTCTATTATGTATTTTCAGATAGTTTGCACATTAAATTTACTCAGCTTGAACAAAACCCAATTAGGCATTTGCAAGTTTCGATTTCTTGTTTAATTTCCTACTTGTAAGATCTAATTCTATGAAGAATTTAGCTAACAGCACTTTCTGCATTTGTTTTCTGCAGAGTCCAGGTTCAAGAGAATTTGGAAACTCAGTACTGAAATCTGTCAATAAGTCGACATCCCAATTCAAAAAATCTGTGATTCGCAGAAGTGGTCCTTCGATTGATTGGTTCCCTAGGAAAAAAACTGAATCATACTTGAAAAGAAAGATAAAGCGTCTTCAGGTACTTACTGGATAGTGCAAAATGTTTAGCCACTCTTCGTTCTAGAGTAAATTGTATTTAAACCATAGCACGAGTGGATCCAGGATAATATTGCACATTAGACCAGGTTAGTTTACACTGTTCAGTATACTCCAGATTCCCACCTGCCAGTTAAAGTGCAGTTTACATTTTTATTCTCCTTCATGGACCTTTAAGATCTTGATTGTGCACTTCAATGCATTTCATGACGAGAAACTCGAAATTTGATGTCATTGCTGTCTCAGTTCTCTCTTCTCTGCCTGAGATAAGCAAAGTGGGAAATTGGATTAAATAATATTTTTTATGATGTGAATTAAAGTTATGCCTTTCGTCTTCTGCAGGAGACTGATGGTATGACCGCATCCCTTCATGATACTCTGGAAAATTCCAATCTTCATTATACTAGGATGGCAAGGGAGAAAATTGCAGCCAGTGAAGCGGCCAGAAAGGCGATGGAAGCTCGCAAGACTGCTATGGTTGAAGCTTCGTGGTGTAGAATTCTTCAAACAGCCAGGTGAGATTATGTTGTTCTTATTCTATCATGCCTGCTGTTATGCTGACTACACTTGTTTCATTCCTCTGATATTCTGACTGTCCTTGatatgttattttattttatttttctaatAGGATCCAAAACAAAGAAGCTGAAGAACTTATGGAAAAGGCCAAGTTGCATGCGACTGAAGCATTTGAATACGCTAGAGTAATAGGTATCATGATGTATGACAAGCCTGACTGTCCCAGTCAGCAGTATGAGGTGGAATCCTCGGCAAAAACTGGAGGAAGACCAACTCACAAGGTTACAGCGTCCTTTCAGACTGCTTTTGAGGTTGATATGgaggttgctgctgcagtgaagaAGGCATTTGTCAAACTTGCAAACTCTCCTGATTTGCCAAACCAAGAAGAGTTTAAGGAGCTATTGCGGAAAATTAGCCAAAATCCAGAGGCGACTGATAGTGATGTGAATTCTGAAGCTGAGCAGCAGCTTGGTGACTGTAACAATGAAGAAACAAACAATTTCAAATCCAATAACAATACCTCCAGAAAAAGCATCTTCCCATCTGATTTCAATACTGCTGATCTAGAACAATCCACTGATCTTGTAAACATTATGCTTGAAAGGATAAAAGCTCTTCATGAAGACGACCTTGCCTCTTTGGCGGTCATTGTTGCCACATCTGGCCTAAATGCAGCACTTCAAAGGGATAAGGGAAAATATCATGAAACGAAGCCTGTGAGCTACACTACTGCAGGGACACACAGACCACAATCAAGAAGATATTCCACTGCAGCCAGCTTTATTGATATACAAGGACCAAAGAAAGAAGTCTCATCTGAATTACCAAGTCTGGACAAGTTCTTGGTCAAGCATCATTCAAAACTAGAAAGAGAAGTTCAAGAAGCAAAAGAAGCATGCAGAAAAGTAACTCCAGTGAAACCTGTTGTACAAGATGGCCAGGGCCAACTTGCAGGGGGCAACACAACGGCACTAGAATCTGCTTCTGACCTGGGCAGCATTCTTGTGAAGAATATGTCTAGGCTTGAGAAAGAGATCTTGGAAGCCAAGAAGAGCAACCAGTGCACCGGTTCTTCTGAAGGGAACTGCAAGGATGTTACGGACGATGTGCAAGCCAGCACCGAAGAATCTGAATCTCTCAAGGGTCAGTCAGAAGTCTTGTCTGACAGCAATGTGATCAGGGGATCGGGTGAAGAAAGCAATTGCGTTCAAGCCTGTACCGATTCTTCACAAGATAAAGAAAACAGAATTTTAAGTTCACATAAGCTGCCACCCTTGGCTGCAAAGGGTAACCATGGTGGCAAAAGATTGACTCGAATTGAAGCTGCAAAGCTTGAAGCACTTCGAAGTTTCTGCACTAAGGATGGCAGCGAAGTAGGTGTTGGCCTCGACAAGGTCTTTGTTAAGCCAACCAATAGACTGGAGATGGAAAAGAGAAAAGCACTGGAGCAAGGACAGATCGACGTACAGAAGCAGAAGGATCCACAGAAGTGTTGTGATAACACACCAGTGAGTTTAGATGAGATTTTAGTGAAGCGTGTATCAAGACTGGAAAGGGAGAAAATGGAGTATGAGAAGAGGAATGCCTCGGGACAAGGACAGACCATTGTGTCGCGTGATCAGCGGAAGCATGGCAACATTGCCACAGCATCCGAGAGCTTGGATCAAGTCCTAGTAAAACGTGTCAGTCGGCTAGAAAGGGAGAAGATGGAATATGAGAAGAGGAATGCATCAGGAGGAGCAAGAACTGGTGTGCAGACTGGTAGCGATGACAAAGCATCTGATAGTTTAGACCAGATCTTGGATAAACATGTCTCCAGGCTTGAAAAGGAGAAGATGGAGCATGAAAAGAAGGGTGATAGTGACACACCACTGCTAGAGAAGAGTGATACACAATGTGCAGATGGAGCAGCCGGGGGTCTGGCTGACATCTTTGTCAAGCGTCCGACGAAGCTTGAGCAAGCCAAgcaggctgctgctgctgctgaaggaAATTCGACAAGAGTCTTGAACCCTGCTGAAGAGCGCAGGAGAGCGAGGGAGAAAGAGCTTCTGGATGCATGGGGAGGAGAGGGGCTAGGGAGCTCGGTGAAGCCCCATCTGTCCAAGATTGAGAGTGACAAGGTAATTAATTGGTTCTATCACACCAACCTATCATCTGAAGATATGAAATGTACCAGCACTTAGAATGTTTCGACTACTTGGCAGGTTGAATGTAGGAAATCAGAGGGAGAACTGAAGCAGGAGCGCAGAAGAGCGAGGGAGAAGGAGCTTCTGGATGCATGGGGAGGAGTGGGGCTCGGCAACTCGATGAAGCCACATCTCTCCAAGATCGAGAAAGATAAGGTAACTGATTCTATTACACTAATCCATCACCCCCCCAAGAAACGAAAGCATATCAATCCTTACCCTTCTTGGACTGCTTGTCAGGCTGCTTGGAGAAAACTAGAGGAGGAACAGAAGCAGATATGTGCTGGTAGTACAAGGGAGCTGTGACTTTGCTGGGTCAGCACAGCAAGTATACTCTACTCGCTTCCGGGTCTGTTTGCGTTTCATATAGAAACTTCCTGCAGAACATGGATGTCATCAGAATCTCTCTCTCCTGTATATTGTGGACTTGTGGTCACATACCAAACATTGGAAACTTCCATTCCGGAGGAAAGTAAAGTAAGATGTGCAACTTTCTACCAGGCAATGAACTTCGAATTTTTGCTGCTGCTCTCTTTTAAGTGGGAGCAAGCCAAGTGATGTGCTCTCCttagcttctctctctctctttcttatcTCGTTGCGTGTTACTCACATGCTTATCCTTGGAAGCATATGCGAGGATGAGAGCATCCCGGTGCTTCTTTTGACTTTGCCCAATGCCGCAAAGTTGGAAATTTTATCATCAGCTCATCAACAAGTTAAATATAAGTAGATGTTAGATGGTACCCCGGCATATATGCTGGGTGCTGCTATTTTACTTCTTTATTGACTTGATGCAAACCAAGGGGTAAAAAGTATAACTGAAACTGACTGTTTTTTGAAGATAAGATGCCGAGGTCTTACGGAAATTGGAAAAGCTTCATGTAATAAgtctgctactccctccgttcctaaatatttgtctttctagagatttcagcaagtgactacgtacgaagcaaaatgagtgaatctacactcaaaaatatgtctatatacatccgcatgtggtagttcatttgaaatctctaaaaagacaaatatttagaaacggagggagtagatgtggaTGGAATGTTGATTCTTTTGTAAACAAATGAGGGCAGTAGATTCTGCATATTATTGAATTTCTTCCCTTCAGCAGCACAACACATTCTTGAAGTGTTTTTATCGGGGCTACCATGGTGCACCCTTTTACCATTTCGTTGCGTCtagttgccttgctattttcaccCTCGTTGGACCATATTTGCTTAGAAGTTAGAACCGCGGATTAGTTCACACTGTTGTTTCCCGTTACTTTTTCAGCAGTTACTTTGCACGCATTGCTTTGTTTCTGCTCTGGAAGTTTGGTGAAAAGATGAATCATGAGTGTGAAAAGGGGAGAGTGACAATAGAACCAGAACCTGAGGGGGTTCACTTCTTCTAGCCGGCAGATATTTATGGCATATCTCCTTATCCCTGGTCGTTTTTCCGTTGACGCATATCATATGCCACAAATGATGAACATGCCAGATTCAGTCAGATTCAAGCTAGTAAAAAACACTTGTGATCGATCTATTTTACCAGCAACCACTCGGTGAAACTAGTATACAGCACAGTGGTCTCCTCAAATAATCGATCAAGCCATCCTAAGGCTGAGACAGCGCACCAGCCATTGCGGCTGCTTCGACACCGTCACCCCTCCCCGGAGATCACACGGCGTCGCCCTCTGGTGGCGGTGCTGCACCGGGCGGAGCGCCTCGTCGGAGTCGGTCGACGAAGACGGCGTCTGTGGGCTTCTTCTGCCGGAGCAGTCCGTCGCGCtctcccgcctcctcctctggctccttctgctcccgccgtggacgccgccgccgccgacggccaGCGTCAGCTCCAGCTCGTCCTCGCTTTCCGTGGACGGCGGCGTCGCTAGGCGGCCTGTGCCGGCGCTGACGACGGTGTGCTCGTCCTCGTTGTCGTCGACAGGGAGCTGCAGGCTCAGCTCCGGCCGGCGGGGGTGCTGCCTGCGCCTCTGCACCTGACGGCAGGGTAGCACTGACGACGGGCGCCCGCTCTGGTCGCCCATGAGCTGCTTCTGGACTCGGTACAGCCGGTGCAGATCATGCACCTTTCGAGCCGATCATGGCAGGGATTTTGTTTGTCAGCTCGGGAACAAATCCAAGAATACGCAATTGAAATAGAGATGGATGTGTTTGGTCTGGCTACCTGCTGCCTGAAGGTCTGCTCGTGCTTGAGCATGGCCATCTTCATGACCTCCATGTCGCACTGCCGCACGAGCTCCTCCATCTGCGTCATATGCTTCTCTTCTTGGTCTCCTCGTCTTGTCCTTGAGGGATTATAAGCTTGCATGAGACAAATGAAAGGAGAGGAGAGACGGCAAAGGTGTGTTGTGGACTTCTGGTAGGCACTACTAGAGGAACTTGGGTAGGGGGTGGCCGGGGTTTATAAAAGAAGATTGGCACGAGAGAGTGCAAAGCAACGGCATGGATTGGAATGGAAACGCTGGCCTGGCCGCAATGATGCCACAAGAGAATATTGGGCCTTTCCGCATGGCATGGTATGCCAAACAAACTAGGCCGGCAGCGGCGATGGGGTTTGGGTACATGCTCTGCACGAGATGCCCCTCCCGCAGCAGACAGCTTTGGCAGGACTAGTCTTTTAAACCCGTGTCTAGAGGCTTTTGAGCATTTCTCTGCGCGGCGTGGGCGATGCGTGCGACTGACAGTAGTGTTAAATTGGTCAATTAAAACTACTAGCAGGACACGCTAGCTGTTGTAAATACGTACTCTCCTTCTTGGCAAGGCTGACAAGGGTTACAAAATGGTCGTATGCTTTGGCTGCTTTTATCATTGCCTGGCCCCTACCATAAGTGTCAGCACGCCTTCAGAATACAGATAAA from Triticum aestivum cultivar Chinese Spring chromosome 4A, IWGSC CS RefSeq v2.1, whole genome shotgun sequence harbors:
- the LOC123086853 gene encoding uncharacterized protein isoform X1; this translates as MSTSSPTSSPPPSADGGGGARCISPTPSRRKVSPGRSGGSSRKSPGSREFGNSVLKSVNKSTSQFKKSVIRRSGPSIDWFPRKKTESYLKRKIKRLQETDGMTASLHDTLENSNLHYTRMAREKIAASEAARKAMEARKTAMVEASWCRILQTARIQNKEAEELMEKAKLHATEAFEYARVIGIMMYDKPDCPSQQYEVESSAKTGGRPTHKVTASFQTAFEVDMEVAAAVKKAFVKLANSPDLPNQEEFKELLRKISQNPEATDSDVNSEAEQQLGDCNNEETNNFKSNNNTSRKSIFPSDFNTADLEQSTDLVNIMLERIKALHEDDLASLAVIVATSGLNAALQRDKGKYHETKPVSYTTAGTHRPQSRRYSTAASFIDIQGPKKEVSSELPSLDKFLVKHHSKLEREVQEAKEACRKVTPVKPVVQDGQGQLAGGNTTALESASDLGSILVKNMSRLEKEILEAKKSNQCTGSSEGNCKDVTDDVQASTEESESLKGQSEVLSDSNVIRGSGEESNCVQACTDSSQDKENRILSSHKLPPLAAKGNHGGKRLTRIEAAKLEALRSFCTKDGSEVGVGLDKVFVKPTNRLEMEKRKALEQGQIDVQKQKDPQKCCDNTPVSLDEILVKRVSRLEREKMEYEKRNASGQGQTIVSRDQRKHGNIATASESLDQVLVKRVSRLEREKMEYEKRNASGGARTGVQTGSDDKASDSLDQILDKHVSRLEKEKMEHEKKGDSDTPLLEKSDTQCADGAAGGLADIFVKRPTKLEQAKQAAAAAEGNSTRVLNPAEERRRAREKELLDAWGGEGLGSSVKPHLSKIESDKVECRKSEGELKQERRRAREKELLDAWGGVGLGNSMKPHLSKIEKDKAAWRKLEEEQKQICAGSTREL
- the LOC123086853 gene encoding uncharacterized protein isoform X2; this encodes MSDVSELCDMRTLMDNCNFESSPGSREFGNSVLKSVNKSTSQFKKSVIRRSGPSIDWFPRKKTESYLKRKIKRLQETDGMTASLHDTLENSNLHYTRMAREKIAASEAARKAMEARKTAMVEASWCRILQTARIQNKEAEELMEKAKLHATEAFEYARVIGIMMYDKPDCPSQQYEVESSAKTGGRPTHKVTASFQTAFEVDMEVAAAVKKAFVKLANSPDLPNQEEFKELLRKISQNPEATDSDVNSEAEQQLGDCNNEETNNFKSNNNTSRKSIFPSDFNTADLEQSTDLVNIMLERIKALHEDDLASLAVIVATSGLNAALQRDKGKYHETKPVSYTTAGTHRPQSRRYSTAASFIDIQGPKKEVSSELPSLDKFLVKHHSKLEREVQEAKEACRKVTPVKPVVQDGQGQLAGGNTTALESASDLGSILVKNMSRLEKEILEAKKSNQCTGSSEGNCKDVTDDVQASTEESESLKGQSEVLSDSNVIRGSGEESNCVQACTDSSQDKENRILSSHKLPPLAAKGNHGGKRLTRIEAAKLEALRSFCTKDGSEVGVGLDKVFVKPTNRLEMEKRKALEQGQIDVQKQKDPQKCCDNTPVSLDEILVKRVSRLEREKMEYEKRNASGQGQTIVSRDQRKHGNIATASESLDQVLVKRVSRLEREKMEYEKRNASGGARTGVQTGSDDKASDSLDQILDKHVSRLEKEKMEHEKKGDSDTPLLEKSDTQCADGAAGGLADIFVKRPTKLEQAKQAAAAAEGNSTRVLNPAEERRRAREKELLDAWGGEGLGSSVKPHLSKIESDKVECRKSEGELKQERRRAREKELLDAWGGVGLGNSMKPHLSKIEKDKAAWRKLEEEQKQICAGSTREL
- the LOC123086856 gene encoding uncharacterized protein — translated: MQAYNPSRTRRGDQEEKHMTQMEELVRQCDMEVMKMAMLKHEQTFRQQVHDLHRLYRVQKQLMGDQSGRPSSVLPCRQVQRRRQHPRRPELSLQLPVDDNEDEHTVVSAGTGRLATPPSTESEDELELTLAVGGGGVHGGSRRSQRRRRESATDCSGRRSPQTPSSSTDSDEALRPVQHRHQRATPCDLRGGVTVSKQPQWLVRCLSLRMA